From one Catellatospora sp. IY07-71 genomic stretch:
- a CDS encoding cysteine desulfurase family protein produces MRDPRQAGPIDRDENGVGAYFDAATATPLHPAAREALLAALGDGWADPGKLYTRARRARLLLDAARDTIAQVLGVRADELSFTSSGTTAAHAAVLGGLAGRRRTGPGFVRSAIEHSAVLHAGERHVRDGGTETEVPVDRLGRLDLDAWGAAVATPGVALASLISASHEAGTVQPVAEAAAACRAAGVPLHVDAAMSLGRVPVPGGWSLLTGSARKWGGPPGVGLLVLRKGIRWVSPYPADDRESGRWPGAPDLPAILAAAASLHAVHEAAAKEGERLSALVEHVRATVAATVPDVEIVGDPVDRLPHVVTFSCLYVDGEALLTALDRRGFAVSSGSACTSSTLRPSHVLAAMGVLTHGNIRLSLHRDTTPEQVDRFLAELPGIVAALRAEVGM; encoded by the coding sequence GTGCGAGATCCCCGGCAGGCCGGACCCATCGATCGCGACGAGAACGGCGTCGGCGCGTACTTCGATGCGGCCACCGCGACCCCGCTGCACCCGGCCGCGCGCGAGGCGCTGCTGGCCGCGCTCGGCGACGGCTGGGCCGACCCCGGCAAGCTCTACACCCGGGCGCGCCGCGCGCGGCTGCTGCTGGACGCGGCCCGCGACACGATCGCGCAGGTCCTGGGCGTACGCGCCGACGAGCTGAGCTTCACCAGCAGCGGCACCACCGCCGCCCACGCCGCCGTCCTCGGCGGACTGGCCGGCCGCCGCCGCACCGGGCCGGGCTTCGTCCGCTCCGCGATCGAGCACTCGGCCGTGCTGCACGCCGGCGAGCGGCATGTGCGCGACGGCGGCACCGAGACCGAGGTCCCGGTGGACCGCCTGGGCCGGCTCGACCTCGACGCCTGGGGCGCGGCCGTGGCCACGCCCGGTGTGGCGCTCGCCTCACTGATCAGCGCGAGCCACGAGGCCGGCACGGTCCAGCCGGTGGCGGAGGCCGCCGCCGCGTGCCGCGCGGCCGGTGTGCCGCTGCACGTGGACGCCGCGATGTCGCTGGGCCGGGTGCCGGTGCCTGGCGGCTGGTCGCTGCTGACCGGCAGTGCCCGCAAGTGGGGCGGTCCGCCCGGGGTCGGCCTGCTGGTGCTGCGCAAGGGCATCCGCTGGGTGTCGCCGTATCCGGCCGACGACCGCGAGTCCGGCCGCTGGCCGGGCGCCCCCGACCTGCCCGCGATCCTCGCCGCCGCGGCGTCGCTGCACGCCGTGCACGAGGCGGCCGCGAAGGAGGGCGAGCGGCTGTCCGCCCTGGTCGAGCACGTACGCGCCACCGTCGCGGCGACCGTGCCGGACGTGGAGATCGTGGGCGACCCGGTGGACCGGCTGCCGCACGTGGTGACCTTCTCCTGCCTCTACGTCGACGGCGAGGCGCTGCTCACCGCGCTCGACCGGCGCGGCTTCGCGGTGTCGTCCGGGTCGGCGTGCACGTCGTCCACGCTGCGGCCCAGTCACGTGCTGGCGGCCATGGGCGTGCTGACCCACGGCAACATCCGGCTGTCGCTGCACCGGGACACCACGCCCGAGCAGGTGGACCGCTTCCTGGCCGAGCTGCCCGGCATCGTCGCGGCGCTGCGCGCGGAGGTGGGGATGTGA
- a CDS encoding sulfurtransferase TusA family protein, with translation MPTEEPAEVLDCLGQRCPLPVIALARRLPQVPVGTVVRVLADDPAAAVDIPAWCRMRAQQYVGAASVDGAPAFDVRRVA, from the coding sequence CTGCCCACCGAGGAACCGGCCGAGGTGCTGGACTGCCTCGGTCAGCGCTGCCCGCTGCCCGTCATCGCGCTGGCCAGGCGGCTGCCGCAGGTGCCGGTCGGGACCGTGGTCCGGGTGCTGGCCGACGACCCCGCCGCCGCCGTCGACATTCCGGCCTGGTGCCGCATGCGCGCCCAGCAGTACGTGGGCGCCGCCTCCGTGGACGGCGCCCCCGCCTTCGACGTCAGACGCGTCGCCTGA
- a CDS encoding carbohydrate kinase family protein: MKICVTGSIATDHLMHFPGRFADQLIADQLDKVSLSFLVDDLVIRRGGVAANIAFGMAKLGLRPALVGAVGADFTDYRAWLERHGVDCDSVHISEIAHTARFVCTTDEDLCQVASFYAGAMSEARNIELAPVHQRLDGLDLVIVGANDPVAMVRHSQECRDRGYAFAADPSQQLARMGGDDVRQLIEGAEYLLTNEYENSLLEQKTGLSSAQVLERVKVRVTTLGKNGVEITGRDFAPIRVPVAREIHAYDPTGVGDGFRAGFFAALSWGLGLERAAQVGALVATLVLETVGTQEYDVDPDNFLKRLAESYGDGAAAAVRPHLN; the protein is encoded by the coding sequence ATGAAGATCTGCGTGACCGGATCGATCGCCACGGATCACCTGATGCACTTCCCGGGCCGCTTCGCGGACCAGCTCATCGCCGACCAGCTCGACAAGGTGTCGCTGTCGTTCCTGGTCGACGACCTCGTGATCCGGCGCGGCGGCGTGGCGGCCAACATCGCCTTCGGCATGGCCAAGCTGGGCCTGCGCCCGGCGCTGGTCGGCGCGGTGGGCGCCGACTTCACCGACTACCGCGCCTGGCTGGAGCGGCACGGCGTGGACTGCGACTCGGTGCACATCAGCGAGATCGCGCACACCGCGCGCTTCGTCTGCACCACCGACGAGGACCTGTGCCAGGTCGCGTCGTTCTACGCCGGGGCCATGAGCGAGGCCCGCAACATCGAGCTGGCCCCCGTGCACCAGCGTCTCGACGGCCTCGACCTGGTCATCGTCGGCGCCAACGACCCCGTCGCGATGGTGCGGCACTCGCAGGAGTGCCGGGACCGGGGGTACGCGTTCGCGGCCGACCCGTCGCAGCAGCTGGCCCGCATGGGCGGCGACGACGTGCGCCAGCTCATCGAGGGCGCGGAGTACCTGCTGACCAACGAATACGAGAACTCGCTGCTGGAGCAGAAGACCGGCCTGTCCTCGGCGCAGGTGCTGGAGCGGGTCAAGGTGCGGGTCACCACGCTCGGCAAGAACGGCGTCGAGATCACCGGGCGGGACTTCGCCCCGATCCGGGTGCCGGTGGCGCGGGAGATCCACGCGTACGACCCGACCGGTGTCGGCGACGGATTCCGGGCCGGCTTCTTCGCCGCCCTGTCCTGGGGCCTGGGCCTGGAGCGCGCGGCGCAGGTCGGCGCGCTGGTGGCGACGCTGGTCCTGGAGACGGTGGGCACCCAGGAGTACGACGTCGACCCGGACAACTTCCTCAAGCGCCTGGCCGAGTCCTACGGCGACGGCGCCGCGGCCGCGGTCCGGCCGCACCTGAACTGA
- a CDS encoding iron-sulfur cluster assembly accessory protein — protein sequence MTTPDIKTDATGINLTPIAAGKVKALLEQEGRDDLRLRVAVQPGGCSGLRYQLFFDERELDGDIVKEFDGVEVVVDRMSAPYLAGATVDFADRIDAQGFTIDNPNAGGSCACGDSFH from the coding sequence GTGACCACGCCCGACATCAAGACGGACGCCACCGGTATCAACCTGACCCCGATCGCGGCCGGCAAGGTCAAGGCTCTGCTGGAGCAGGAGGGTCGCGACGACCTCCGGCTGCGCGTCGCGGTCCAGCCCGGCGGCTGCTCCGGTCTGCGCTACCAGCTGTTCTTCGACGAGCGTGAGCTCGACGGCGACATCGTGAAGGAGTTCGACGGCGTCGAGGTCGTCGTCGACCGGATGAGCGCGCCCTACCTGGCCGGCGCCACCGTCGACTTCGCCGACCGCATCGACGCTCAGGGCTTCACCATCGACAACCCGAACGCCGGCGGCTCCTGCGCCTGCGGCGACAGTTTCCACTGA
- a CDS encoding MarR family winged helix-turn-helix transcriptional regulator yields MPEEVAVKTWRELSRQFAALSWALESALKERHELGMSEFEVLDRLVEDEHHCLRMQELGELIHLSQSALSRTVARLEKDGLVERALCATDRRGVYVRLTGPGEQRHAEARPTHRRVINDTLRG; encoded by the coding sequence ATGCCCGAAGAGGTGGCCGTCAAGACCTGGCGCGAGCTGTCCCGGCAGTTCGCGGCGCTGTCCTGGGCGCTGGAGAGCGCGCTCAAGGAGCGGCACGAGCTGGGCATGAGTGAGTTCGAGGTGCTCGACCGGCTGGTCGAGGACGAGCACCACTGCCTGCGCATGCAGGAGCTGGGCGAGTTGATCCACCTCAGCCAGAGCGCCCTGTCCCGCACCGTGGCCCGGCTGGAGAAGGACGGCCTGGTCGAGCGCGCGCTCTGCGCCACCGACCGGCGGGGCGTATACGTCCGGCTCACCGGTCCGGGGGAGCAGCGCCACGCCGAGGCGCGGCCCACCCACCGGCGCGTCATCAACGACACACTGCGCGGGTGA
- a CDS encoding zinc-binding dehydrogenase: MRALLVDHDAPAHLRIGEVPDPVAGPGQALVEVKAISFNFGDLSHVRDLPAGTVTGWDAAGVVAVAAADGSGPPAGARVVTFGGAPAWAALRAVDTAELAVLPGEVSFAQAAALPVAGLAALNGLRRLGPLLDRRIAVTGASGGVGRFAVQLGALGGAHVVAVAAGPERAKGLRELGAAEVVASVGEITGQLDGALDNVGGPALPALWELLALDGTVVSIGAASGEPSVFPPYSTIGRRRRIEAYIGEVDRGNGVDLAYLAGLVAQGRLDPQLGWRGGWDRAAEAAEAFFARRVNGKAVLDVS, translated from the coding sequence ATGCGTGCGCTGCTGGTCGACCACGACGCCCCCGCCCACCTGCGGATCGGCGAGGTGCCGGACCCGGTCGCCGGACCCGGCCAGGCTCTGGTCGAGGTCAAGGCGATCTCGTTCAACTTCGGTGATCTATCGCACGTCCGCGACCTGCCCGCGGGCACGGTCACCGGCTGGGACGCCGCGGGCGTGGTGGCGGTGGCCGCCGCCGACGGCTCCGGCCCGCCCGCCGGGGCCCGGGTGGTCACCTTCGGCGGCGCACCGGCCTGGGCCGCCCTGCGCGCGGTCGACACCGCCGAGCTGGCCGTGCTGCCCGGCGAGGTGTCCTTCGCCCAGGCCGCGGCGCTGCCGGTGGCGGGCCTGGCCGCGCTCAACGGGCTGCGCCGGCTCGGGCCGCTGCTGGACCGGCGCATCGCCGTGACCGGCGCGTCCGGCGGCGTGGGCCGGTTCGCCGTCCAGCTCGGGGCGCTGGGCGGGGCGCACGTCGTCGCCGTCGCCGCCGGCCCGGAGCGCGCCAAGGGGCTGCGTGAGCTGGGCGCCGCCGAGGTGGTGGCGTCGGTGGGCGAGATCACGGGGCAGCTCGACGGTGCCCTGGACAACGTCGGCGGACCGGCGCTGCCCGCGCTGTGGGAGCTGCTTGCGCTCGACGGCACGGTCGTGTCGATCGGGGCCGCCTCGGGCGAGCCGTCGGTTTTCCCGCCGTACTCGACGATCGGGCGGCGGCGCCGCATCGAGGCGTACATCGGCGAGGTGGACCGGGGCAACGGCGTGGATCTGGCGTACCTGGCGGGCCTGGTGGCGCAGGGGCGGCTGGATCCGCAGCTCGGCTGGCGGGGCGGCTGGGACCGGGCCGCCGAGGCGGCGGAGGCGTTCTTCGCCCGCCGCGTCAACGGCAAGGCCGTACTCGACGTGAGCTGA
- a CDS encoding glycerate kinase, producing the protein MRVLICPDKFAGTLTAVEAAQAVAEGWHTVAAADELICRPIADGGPGFVEVLHSSLGGQLLPVTTTDPLGRPAAGAVLLVGQPGDVTAYVESAQACGLHLVDPAERDPKLTSSYGLGALVQAALAHGARRVVVGLGGSATNDGGAGLLAALGAVGLDAAGQPLAPGGAALTTCTSLAVTGGDEEAAVLLPPGVELIAATDVDNPLTGLHGASAVYGPQKGATPQDVTLLDAALANWAAVLERELPGCPAKLAELPGGGAAGGLGAALLALGGTVASGIDLVRELTGLDQVLEETDLVITGEGSFDHQSLRGKAISGLAGAARDLGIPCVVLAGRVTTGRREQGVAGVTEAYALVEHFGSVDLALAEPARGLRELSARLATQWSR; encoded by the coding sequence ATGCGAGTGCTGATCTGTCCCGACAAGTTCGCCGGCACGCTCACCGCGGTGGAGGCGGCGCAGGCCGTCGCCGAGGGCTGGCACACCGTCGCCGCCGCCGACGAGCTGATCTGCCGCCCGATCGCCGACGGCGGCCCCGGCTTCGTCGAGGTGCTGCACTCCTCGCTCGGCGGGCAGCTGCTCCCGGTCACCACGACCGACCCGCTGGGCCGCCCGGCCGCCGGTGCGGTGCTGCTGGTGGGGCAGCCCGGCGACGTCACCGCGTACGTGGAGAGCGCCCAGGCCTGCGGCCTGCACCTGGTCGACCCCGCCGAGCGGGACCCGAAGCTCACCTCGTCATACGGCCTCGGCGCGCTGGTCCAGGCGGCGCTCGCGCACGGTGCCCGGCGGGTGGTCGTCGGGCTGGGCGGCTCGGCCACCAACGACGGCGGGGCGGGCCTGCTCGCCGCTCTCGGTGCCGTCGGCCTCGACGCCGCCGGCCAGCCGCTCGCCCCCGGGGGCGCGGCCCTGACCACCTGTACCTCCCTCGCCGTGACCGGGGGCGACGAGGAGGCCGCCGTCCTGCTGCCGCCGGGCGTCGAGCTGATCGCGGCGACGGACGTCGACAACCCGCTGACCGGCCTGCACGGCGCGTCGGCGGTGTACGGCCCGCAGAAGGGCGCCACCCCGCAGGACGTCACCCTGCTCGACGCGGCCCTGGCCAACTGGGCGGCGGTGCTGGAGCGCGAGCTGCCCGGCTGCCCGGCGAAGCTGGCCGAGCTGCCCGGCGGCGGCGCGGCGGGCGGCCTGGGCGCGGCGCTGCTCGCCCTGGGCGGCACGGTCGCCTCCGGCATCGACCTGGTCCGCGAGCTGACCGGCCTGGACCAGGTGCTGGAGGAGACCGACCTGGTCATCACCGGTGAGGGCTCGTTCGACCACCAGTCCCTGCGCGGCAAGGCCATCTCCGGCCTGGCCGGCGCCGCCCGTGACCTCGGCATCCCCTGCGTGGTGCTGGCCGGTCGCGTCACCACCGGCCGCCGCGAGCAGGGCGTGGCCGGCGTCACCGAGGCGTACGCCCTCGTCGAACACTTCGGCAGCGTCGACCTGGCCCTGGCCGAACCCGCCCGCGGCCTGCGCGAACTCTCCGCCCGCCTCGCCACCCAGTGGTCCCGCTGA
- the nadA gene encoding quinolinate synthase NadA, giving the protein MGHVTAPVLLLLGRGKDPDAERGVDCPGDLPAPSDPGLVERAAAAKAALGDRVFVLGHHYQRDEVIQFADVTGDSFKLAREAAARPDAEFIVFCGVHFMAESADILTTDAQRVVLPDLAAGCSMADMAVLEQVEQCWDLLTDLGIAASTVPVTYMNSSADIKGFVGRNGGVVCTSSNAKRALDWAFEQGEKVLFLPDQHLGRNTAVLEMGYSLDDCVLYDPHKPNGGLTDQQLRDAKMILWRGHCSVHGRFTYENVVAMREQVPGVNILVHPECRHEVVTAADYVGSTEYIIKTLDAAPAGSAWAIGTELNLVRRLAAAHPDKQVMFLEKTVCYCSTMNRIDLPHLVWALEELVAGRVPNQITVDPDTAHHARVALDQMLALP; this is encoded by the coding sequence ATGGGACACGTGACTGCTCCCGTACTGCTGCTGCTGGGCCGCGGCAAGGATCCGGACGCCGAACGCGGTGTCGACTGTCCGGGCGACCTGCCCGCGCCCAGCGACCCGGGCCTGGTCGAGCGCGCCGCCGCCGCCAAGGCCGCCCTCGGCGACCGCGTCTTCGTGCTCGGCCACCACTACCAGCGCGACGAGGTCATCCAGTTCGCCGACGTGACCGGCGACTCGTTCAAGCTGGCCCGTGAGGCCGCCGCGCGGCCCGACGCCGAGTTCATCGTGTTCTGCGGCGTGCACTTCATGGCCGAGTCGGCCGACATCCTCACCACCGACGCGCAGCGCGTGGTCCTGCCGGACCTGGCCGCCGGGTGCTCCATGGCCGACATGGCCGTGCTGGAGCAGGTCGAGCAGTGCTGGGACCTGCTCACCGACCTCGGCATCGCAGCGTCGACGGTGCCCGTCACCTACATGAACTCCTCCGCCGACATCAAGGGCTTCGTCGGCCGCAACGGCGGCGTGGTCTGCACCTCCTCCAACGCCAAGCGCGCGCTGGACTGGGCGTTCGAGCAGGGCGAGAAGGTGCTGTTCCTGCCCGACCAGCACCTCGGCCGCAACACCGCGGTGCTGGAGATGGGCTACTCGCTCGACGACTGCGTGCTCTACGACCCGCACAAGCCGAACGGCGGCCTGACCGACCAGCAGCTGCGCGACGCGAAGATGATCCTGTGGCGCGGCCACTGCTCCGTGCACGGCCGGTTCACGTACGAGAACGTGGTCGCCATGCGCGAGCAGGTGCCCGGCGTGAACATCCTGGTGCACCCCGAGTGCCGGCACGAGGTGGTCACCGCCGCCGACTACGTGGGCTCGACGGAGTACATCATCAAGACGCTGGACGCGGCCCCGGCCGGTTCGGCGTGGGCCATCGGCACCGAGCTGAACCTGGTCCGCCGCCTGGCCGCGGCGCACCCGGACAAGCAGGTCATGTTCCTGGAGAAGACGGTCTGCTACTGCTCCACGATGAACCGCATCGACCTGCCCCACCTGGTCTGGGCGCTGGAGGAGCTGGTCGCCGGGCGGGTGCCCAACCAGATCACGGTCGACCCCGACACCGCGCATCACGCCCGGGTCGCCCTGGACCAGATGCTGGCACTGCCGTAG
- the murA gene encoding UDP-N-acetylglucosamine 1-carboxyvinyltransferase → MSDDVLIVSGGSPLKGEVRVRGAKNLVSKAMVATVLGESPSVLYDVPKIRDVEIVRGLLELHGVKVTNGALPGELRFDPSNVERAGVDEINVHAGSSRIPILLCGPLLHRLGHAFIPDLGGCHIGPRPIDYHLEALRRFGAVVDKSPEGLHLSAPDGLHGIKYELNYPSVGATEQILLTAVRAEGVTELSNAAVEPEIIDLICILQKMGAIIKVHTNRVIEIEGVPHLGGFSHRPIPDRIEAASWASAALATKGDITVKGARQADMTTFLNVFRSIGGEFEIDDNPVDGGIRFWHPGGDLRPVALETDVHPGFMTDWQQPLVVALTQANGLSVVHETVYEKRFGYTSALNQMGANIQVFQECLGGTPCRFGRRGFRHSAVIAGPSKLHASDLVIPDLRAGFSHLIAALAAEGTSRVHGVDLINRGYEDFEAKLAGLGAAVSR, encoded by the coding sequence TTGTCGGACGACGTGCTCATCGTCAGCGGAGGAAGCCCGCTAAAGGGCGAGGTGCGGGTCCGCGGGGCCAAGAATCTGGTCTCCAAAGCCATGGTCGCCACCGTTCTCGGCGAGAGCCCGAGCGTGCTGTACGACGTGCCGAAGATCCGCGACGTCGAGATCGTGCGCGGCCTGCTGGAGCTGCACGGCGTCAAGGTGACCAACGGTGCGCTGCCCGGTGAGCTGCGCTTCGACCCGTCGAACGTGGAGCGCGCCGGGGTCGACGAGATCAACGTGCACGCCGGCTCCAGCCGGATCCCGATCCTGCTGTGCGGCCCGCTGCTGCACCGGCTCGGCCACGCGTTCATCCCCGACCTGGGCGGCTGCCACATCGGCCCGCGCCCGATCGACTACCACCTGGAGGCGCTGCGCCGCTTCGGCGCGGTCGTCGACAAGTCTCCCGAGGGCCTGCACCTGTCCGCCCCGGACGGCCTGCACGGCATCAAGTACGAGCTGAACTACCCGTCGGTCGGCGCGACCGAGCAGATCCTGCTCACCGCCGTGCGCGCCGAGGGCGTCACCGAGCTGTCCAACGCCGCGGTCGAGCCCGAGATCATCGACCTGATCTGCATCCTGCAGAAGATGGGCGCGATCATCAAGGTGCACACCAACCGGGTGATCGAGATCGAGGGCGTGCCGCACCTCGGCGGCTTCTCGCACCGCCCCATCCCGGACCGCATCGAGGCCGCCAGCTGGGCGTCCGCGGCGCTGGCCACCAAGGGCGACATCACCGTCAAGGGCGCCCGCCAGGCCGACATGACCACGTTCCTGAACGTGTTCCGGTCCATCGGCGGCGAGTTCGAGATCGACGACAACCCGGTCGACGGCGGCATCCGCTTCTGGCACCCCGGCGGCGACCTGCGCCCCGTCGCGCTGGAGACCGACGTGCACCCCGGCTTCATGACCGACTGGCAGCAGCCGCTGGTCGTCGCGCTCACCCAGGCCAACGGCCTGTCCGTGGTGCACGAGACGGTGTACGAGAAGCGCTTCGGCTACACCAGCGCGCTCAACCAGATGGGCGCCAACATCCAGGTGTTCCAGGAGTGCCTGGGCGGCACGCCGTGCCGCTTCGGCCGCCGCGGCTTCCGCCACTCGGCCGTGATCGCCGGCCCGTCGAAGCTGCACGCCAGCGACCTGGTCATCCCCGACCTGCGGGCGGGCTTCAGCCACCTGATCGCCGCGCTGGCCGCCGAGGGCACCTCCCGGGTGCACGGCGTCGACCTGATCAACCGCGGGTACGAGGACTTCGAGGCCAAGCTCGCCGGCCTCGGCGCCGCCGTCTCCCGCTGA
- a CDS encoding DUF3043 domain-containing protein: MPLFSRKSTDAPAEPTVAETEASDIVRASRSHTPGKGRATPKRTEAQRRKAEPPPANRREALKRAREKNRSERQEAMAGMKAGDERYLLPRDKGPERRLVRDYVDSRRTVGTWFFGGAFLIFFLIQIREPRIQLAANVIWLLLALAVIVDSILICRKIKKLIKANYPKTTQRMGSLYLYAVMRGITFRRMRMPQPQVKFGDPVIPTKA, translated from the coding sequence GTGCCGTTGTTCTCCCGAAAGTCCACCGACGCCCCTGCCGAGCCCACGGTCGCCGAGACCGAGGCTTCGGACATCGTGCGCGCGTCGCGTTCCCACACGCCCGGCAAGGGCCGCGCGACCCCGAAGCGCACCGAGGCGCAGCGCCGCAAGGCCGAGCCGCCGCCGGCGAACCGCCGCGAGGCGCTCAAGCGCGCGCGCGAGAAGAACCGGTCCGAGCGCCAGGAGGCCATGGCCGGGATGAAGGCGGGCGACGAGCGCTACCTGCTGCCGCGGGACAAGGGCCCGGAGCGGCGCCTGGTCCGCGACTACGTCGACTCGCGGCGCACCGTCGGCACCTGGTTCTTCGGCGGCGCCTTCCTGATCTTCTTCCTGATCCAGATCCGCGAGCCGCGCATCCAGCTCGCCGCGAACGTGATCTGGCTGCTGCTGGCGCTGGCCGTGATCGTGGACAGCATCCTGATCTGCCGGAAGATCAAGAAGCTGATCAAGGCGAACTACCCGAAGACCACGCAGCGGATGGGCTCGCTCTACCTCTACGCGGTCATGCGCGGGATCACCTTCCGCCGCATGCGCATGCCGCAGCCGCAGGTGAAGTTCGGCGACCCCGTGATCCCCACCAAGGCCTGA
- a CDS encoding AzlD domain-containing protein, whose product MTILLVILALAAGTYATRLAGVMLHDRLVLPERLRHLLPIAATTLLAALVATAVFTEAGRLAVGVARPLGVLVGAILAWRKAPFVVVVVAAAGTAALLRLAGLP is encoded by the coding sequence ATGACGATCCTGCTGGTCATCCTGGCCCTGGCCGCCGGGACCTACGCGACCCGGCTCGCGGGCGTCATGCTGCACGACCGCCTCGTGCTGCCCGAGCGGCTGCGGCACCTGCTCCCCATCGCCGCCACGACCCTGCTCGCGGCCCTGGTCGCCACGGCGGTCTTCACCGAGGCCGGGCGCCTGGCAGTCGGGGTGGCCCGCCCGCTCGGCGTCCTCGTCGGGGCGATCCTCGCCTGGCGCAAGGCCCCCTTCGTCGTGGTCGTGGTCGCCGCCGCGGGCACCGCCGCCCTTCTCCGCCTCGCCGGCCTTCCCTGA
- a CDS encoding AzlC family ABC transporter permease: MGASGGRDAGLWRDAVAISAATGVIGLSFGAIAVAGGLPAWAPILMSLLVFAGGSQFLAVALITGSPLAAVLGGLLINARHLPFGLALGGALGGGRAARFAGAHVVIDESTAFALAEPDPARRGRTFWTVGVGIFVTWNIGTLIGVLLGSAVGDPAAYGLDAAFPAGLLALLLPSLRDRATRAAAIAGSLIAVLATPLLPAGLPVLFALLGVLAAVLLPTPARPAAATPAAEAEPVPGAKGGRPV; this comes from the coding sequence ATGGGCGCGAGCGGCGGGCGCGACGCGGGGCTGTGGCGCGACGCGGTGGCGATCAGCGCCGCGACCGGCGTCATCGGCCTGTCATTCGGCGCGATCGCGGTCGCGGGCGGTCTGCCCGCGTGGGCGCCGATCCTCATGTCGCTGCTCGTGTTCGCGGGCGGCTCGCAGTTCCTCGCGGTGGCGCTGATCACGGGCAGCCCGCTCGCCGCCGTGCTCGGCGGCCTGCTGATCAACGCGCGGCACCTGCCGTTCGGGCTGGCGCTCGGCGGCGCGCTGGGCGGCGGCCGGGCCGCCCGCTTCGCGGGCGCGCACGTGGTGATCGACGAGAGCACCGCGTTCGCGCTGGCCGAGCCCGACCCGGCCCGGCGCGGGCGGACCTTCTGGACGGTCGGCGTCGGCATCTTCGTGACCTGGAACATCGGCACGCTGATCGGTGTGCTGCTGGGCAGCGCCGTCGGCGACCCGGCGGCGTACGGGCTCGACGCCGCGTTTCCGGCGGGCCTGCTCGCACTGCTGCTGCCCTCGCTGCGCGACCGGGCGACCCGGGCCGCGGCGATCGCGGGCTCGCTCATCGCCGTACTGGCGACGCCTCTGCTCCCGGCGGGCCTGCCGGTGCTGTTCGCGCTGCTGGGCGTGCTCGCCGCGGTGCTCCTGCCCACCCCGGCCCGCCCCGCGGCGGCGACGCCCGCGGCCGAGGCCGAGCCCGTGCCCGGTGCGAAAGGCGGCCGCCCGGTATGA